ACAATATAATATTAACTAATAATAAACTATAATATATCAATATACCAATATTTTCCCAAATagtaaacttaaattttaaacaaatttaacAATGATAATAATTAATCTTTAAACAAACAATATACTAAAATATAACAAATACTAAcatctaaaataacaaaaatatcaaATATAACAATAAACATTCAATTAATCtctaaatttcacattttacaactaaaaagaattaaaaaattaacTTACTTGAATATGTTGGAAGTTAAGGGATGGATTTGTAGAAATTATGTTACAAATATGTTGTGCTTGGGAAGAAAGTGAGAGAAGAAAAATATGTTCGGGAAAAAAAAATGAGAGAACAGTAGGTTTGCATTTATATACACAAAATATAAAGGACTAAAATCGCAAAACATTTAAAACTAGTATTCAGAAATAATAATATGCCCATACTTACCTACCTCGATTATTTACCCGCATTTCAAGACTCTGCATGCTTCAATTATTTCGCTGCTTGCTGCAGTTTTCTGCTTCCTGCATGCTTGTACATTTTTCTGCACTCAACATTTTGTTCTTCTGTATCTGGTGTCTCTTCTCTCAATTATTATTCTACAACACCTCGAAAGATTAAataatcactataaattttacaattttaaattcaCAGCCAAACAATTTATATGGAATTTAGTTCATCGCAATTGCATCAATAATTTTCACAAGATCTACTATTGATACTGTGATTACATATTGGATACATTAGTAGATAATGAATTTGCCAAGAGGAGGCAAAATGTCAAGCCAAATGCTCTTAGAGATAGATTTTGTTCTTCAGATGCATGTCAATTAAGAATACAGATAGCAGTTATAATAAGCATAAGTTTAGCGGCTACGAAAGAATCTGTTAACATCAAGCATTAGCGAGCTATGATTCAATAGCATACTCCGGTGATTACCAATTCCTGGAATCTAAGATCCGAAACATCAAGACGCACTGCTGCTATCTCCTTTGTCAGATGAAGGTTCAATTGCAGGTTTCTTTATTGGGTTTGATTCTACCATTGATGTACTTGTCAAAACACGCTTTACTCCTCTTCCTACAATGCCGAGATGTGTGACCCCCGGAACCCCACTTGTATTAGCAGTTGAAACAGTTGGAGAATCAAAATGACCATCACTGTTAGCAGTAGCCATCTGTGAAGAGCTAAGCACAGAAGGTGATGGACTCTTCTCACCACCCCTTGCCCTGGCAGATGCCATTCCCAGGATCTCTGCAACAATTGACTTTGGATTGGAGACCAGCTGTTGTAGATCTTCAAGCTGCAAACACAGAAATAGAAGGAATCTTAAAGTTATACGCTAAGGTTTTAATTCATAGAAGTGATCAAAATTGCACTTGCCTTCTTTTCCAGGTCTTCAGCAAGACCAGCAAGTGTGTTGATTTCTGCTTCTTTATCTTTGACAGATGAAACAGTCTGATAGCCATTTGAGGACTGTTGTACACCATTATCCAATTCAGAAGCAGCGACAGATGATGCTGATTCTAAAGAATTGTTTACTTCATTTCTGAGTCTCTCCAGCCGAGACTTGCAAACTGATATGGCTTTCTGACAGTATGGAACTGCTTCTTGGGGCTTTGAGCCAATTTCCAAACACATACATATTCGAAAATTTCTAAATTAAAGGGTTAAGTAGCATATATAGAATCTGAACGAAATTGAAGGGTGGAATTAGGAGGATCCACGTTTATTTTTTGACTAGTATGCATTCATTAACCAAGATACAACACTATTTATTTCAACCTAGTATCGAGTGCTACATAAAGAGTAATAATCCCAATAATATAGATATTTCAACCCTATCAAGGATACAGTTCAGCTATTTGACGGTGATCTGGTTCAACCAGCCGTAGCAAAATGGATAGAGCTTTCTGGTAGTCACCAAGTGAAGATTCAATGTCCTCTAAAGAAGCATATCAGAAACCAAAACCGATGTTTTAGATGAAataaaatgcttaaagaaaaagCTATTATCAAATCGGTAGAGGGTTCCTCCCCCCCACCTATCCCCAACAAGCATACACAACAAACAGTAATGAGTCATTTAAGTACTGACCTCTTTCCAAGGCAACTTCAGCCAAAGCAGATAAAATATCCACTATCTCCATGGTATCGCCCAACTGTTGTTTTTCAGAAATTGCCCGGGCAACATCTAGCATTTTCCATGCCAAATCCAAGTCAGACTCATCTGTGTCCTCAGCTTCAGCCGCATCATCGTTGTCGCtatcatcatcttcttcctccCCACCTTTTCCACCTGAAACACAACGAAATAAAAAACAGTTGACATATCAGCTTATGGGCAACATTTGCAACAAATATTGATCATAAAGCAGCTACGATCTACAATTGACAACACTCTTGAATGAAATTTTGACAGATAAACTGATGCTTTTATGTAAGCAATAGCAAAAATATCAAGACATTGGCAAATATTCAGCTACACTCAAGTATCCTTGCTCAATTCAACTAGAATACAAATATCCTTTTTGGAATGCATACTGCCATCTTGTTCAGAAGTGCTTGATACGGAAGCAACTGAAGTTTCACGAGTTAAAGCACTTTTAAACGACCCTTCTTTCTTCGCATCTTGCTGAGCCTCACCCTCCTTTGGTACAGAACCCAAAGGATCAGCCTCCTCTTGAGCCTTGTACAGCAGTGCACGCCCATAGAGATAGTAAGCCTTGATACATTCAGTTGCAAGTTCACCATGATGAGCAACCCTAGAGCAAAATAAAcataattttgaaagaaaaaatctTGAAACATAAAATGTAAATTGAGCTACTAATTGAAATTCTATAAACCTCCCTTAGGTTGTTGCATTTTCCAATTGCATTTCTTCATCAAAAGACGTTAATCAAACATAATTACCTCACATCTTAAAAGATAATAGTACACGTCCGTGAAAAAAGTTAAATATCTAAAGCTTAAAAAagtttcaaagaaaaaaaagaacgTAAATTCCAGCCCTAGCTCTAAATTCAAGGCATAGTCCCTCCTTGCAAGGTATTATCTGTTGTCACACGAGGGTCTCACGGTTTTGTTCTGCACCTCACGGTTATAGGTTTAAGTTTCTCAATCCAAATTTACTGGGAAATATTTATGAAAACAAAAAGAGATGAAATGAACAGAAGCGAAAGTTTAACCTGATTTCAAGGGCGCGACTAAAGCAATCAGCGGCTTCGGCAAAATCATCTTCTTTGAAAGCCCGGGATCCTCTCTCTGTCAACTCATCGGCAAACTCCAGCGTCTTCCCTCGATCAACATGCGGAGCAACTACACAGCTTTCAGGATTACTGTTATTGTTGCACGTCGACTCGCTGCCTCCTTGAACCGCACACTCAATAGTGGCTTCGACTGAACCTTGTGTTTCTAGGGTTTCCTCCATTCTCGGGCCTGGAGTTTGCTCCGTCATTGTCACCGACGCTTCTGATGCTACCGCCTCCGCAGTAACTTCTTCAGCCATCACTTCTTTGCTTCAGTAATTTAGAGAGAATTTAAAATAAAGGGCGATAGAAAAGAAGTTTTGGCGTTTCCCTATTAAGATTTCTTCGAAAAAACATTTCTAGCGGAAAATTACATAAATTAGGGGTTGTAAGACGAAAGACCGAACATAAACGGCGACGTTTCATAAAAGAAAGCGATGGAGGGTATTTCCGTATTTTAGAGAAACAATaaaatcttttaaatttattGGGTGTCACACATTTTGATTTCCAAAGGATAGCAAAAATGGCTTCCACAATTTCGCCACCTATATTCCACGCTCTCTCAGTCCACTGTGAGCACACTTCCCACCGTGGACGATCTGTCAAGGTGCATGTTAGTAAACCTGCGCCGGTAGTTTCTCTCTCGAACCGGAGGCAGCTTCTGTTCTTTCTGACTACAACGACGGCA
This is a stretch of genomic DNA from Gossypium arboreum isolate Shixiya-1 chromosome 11, ASM2569848v2, whole genome shotgun sequence. It encodes these proteins:
- the LOC108479194 gene encoding uncharacterized protein LOC108479194, whose protein sequence is MAEEVTAEAVASEASVTMTEQTPGPRMEETLETQGSVEATIECAVQGGSESTCNNNSNPESCVVAPHVDRGKTLEFADELTERGSRAFKEDDFAEAADCFSRALEIRVAHHGELATECIKAYYLYGRALLYKAQEEADPLGSVPKEGEAQQDAKKEGSFKSALTRETSVASVSSTSEQDGSGKGGEEEDDDSDNDDAAEAEDTDESDLDLAWKMLDVARAISEKQQLGDTMEIVDILSALAEVALEREDIESSLGDYQKALSILLRLVEPDHRQIAELNFRICMCLEIGSKPQEAVPYCQKAISVCKSRLERLRNEVNNSLESASSVAASELDNGVQQSSNGYQTVSSVKDKEAEINTLAGLAEDLEKKLEDLQQLVSNPKSIVAEILGMASARARGGEKSPSPSVLSSSQMATANSDGHFDSPTVSTANTSGVPGVTHLGIVGRGVKRVLTSTSMVESNPIKKPAIEPSSDKGDSSSAS